In Mycobacterium stomatepiae, the following are encoded in one genomic region:
- a CDS encoding LLM class F420-dependent oxidoreductase, which translates to MAIRLGLQIPNFSYGTSVAELFPAVKAQVEEAEAAGFDTVLLMDHFYQLPGLGEPDEPMLEAYTALGALASVTERVQLSTLVTGNTYRNPTLLAKTITTLDVVSAGRAILGIGAGWFELEHRQLGFDFDSFTERFEKLEEALQIIVPMLHGDRPTFDGKWYRTESAINEPRYRDHIPVMLGGGGEKKTFRLAARYADHLNVIADIDELPHKLDVIRQRCAEIDRDQATLETSTLLTVVLEDAPRDIGEARGGRVVVGSPDQVADEIKRRVLDVGLDGVIVNLPTHGYTPGVITKVGEVLRPRVDA; encoded by the coding sequence ATGGCTATCAGACTTGGATTGCAGATCCCGAACTTCTCCTATGGCACGTCCGTCGCTGAACTGTTTCCCGCGGTCAAGGCGCAGGTCGAAGAAGCCGAGGCGGCCGGTTTCGACACCGTTTTGCTGATGGACCACTTCTACCAGTTGCCGGGATTGGGTGAACCCGACGAACCGATGCTGGAGGCCTATACCGCGCTGGGAGCTTTGGCTTCGGTGACCGAGCGGGTGCAGCTGTCGACGCTGGTGACCGGCAATACCTACCGCAACCCGACCCTGCTCGCCAAGACGATCACGACGCTGGACGTCGTCAGTGCGGGACGGGCCATCCTCGGTATCGGAGCCGGCTGGTTCGAGCTCGAGCACCGGCAATTGGGCTTCGACTTCGACTCCTTCACCGAAAGGTTCGAAAAGCTCGAGGAGGCGCTGCAGATCATCGTCCCCATGTTGCACGGGGACCGGCCCACCTTTGACGGGAAGTGGTATCGCACCGAGAGCGCGATCAACGAGCCCCGCTACCGAGACCACATTCCGGTGATGCTCGGTGGTGGCGGTGAGAAGAAGACGTTCCGATTGGCCGCCCGCTACGCCGACCACCTCAACGTGATAGCCGATATCGACGAACTGCCCCACAAGCTGGACGTGATCCGGCAACGTTGTGCCGAAATCGACCGGGACCAGGCAACTTTGGAGACCAGTACATTGCTGACCGTCGTGCTGGAGGACGCGCCGCGCGACATCGGCGAGGCGCGCGGTGGCCGGGTAGTCGTCGGCAGTCCGGACCAGGTGGCCGACGAGATCAAGCGCCGCGTGCTCGACGTGGGCCTCGACGGCGTAATCGTCAACTTGCCGACCCACGGCTACACGCCCGGCGTCATCACCAAGGTGGGCGAGGTGCTTAGGCCGCGCGTCGACGCGTAA
- a CDS encoding alpha/beta fold hydrolase, giving the protein MTAVATIVGASVCRSMTQRVTLTGDPYADEDFERLNSDRNYVVTTQDGVPLAVREVGPLDAPLTMVFVHGFCLRMGSFYFQRKRLAEKWGPRVRMVFYDQRGHGRSGAASPETYTLTQLGQDLQSVLTAVAPRGAIVLVGHSMGGMTVLSHARQYPEQYGGRIVGAALISSAAEGVTRSPLGEILKNPAVEALRFTARSAPKLMHRGRNVSRSLIGPILRAASYSDLHVSRSLDAFSQRMMNGTPIPTLVGFLRALETHDETAGLWTLLRIPTLIACGDHDLITPDEYSRKMAASLPRSELVIVGGASHLALLDKPEAINDGLVRLVNRAVPGRMALWYRRTRARLRRRG; this is encoded by the coding sequence CTGACTGCGGTCGCCACCATCGTCGGCGCTTCGGTGTGCCGGTCGATGACGCAACGCGTGACGCTCACCGGCGACCCTTATGCCGACGAGGATTTCGAGCGGCTCAACAGCGACCGCAATTACGTGGTGACCACGCAGGACGGCGTGCCGTTGGCGGTGCGTGAAGTCGGCCCGCTGGACGCCCCGCTGACGATGGTCTTCGTGCACGGGTTCTGTCTGCGCATGGGCTCCTTCTACTTCCAGCGCAAGCGGCTCGCCGAGAAGTGGGGACCGCGGGTGCGCATGGTGTTCTACGACCAGCGCGGGCATGGTCGGTCCGGTGCGGCTTCGCCCGAGACCTACACGCTGACCCAGCTGGGTCAGGACCTGCAAAGCGTCCTGACCGCGGTCGCACCCCGCGGGGCGATCGTGTTGGTCGGCCACTCGATGGGCGGCATGACGGTGTTGTCGCACGCCCGCCAGTACCCGGAGCAGTATGGCGGCCGCATCGTCGGTGCGGCACTGATTTCCTCTGCGGCCGAAGGGGTTACCCGTTCTCCGCTGGGTGAGATACTGAAAAACCCTGCGGTGGAAGCCCTTCGGTTCACCGCCCGGTCGGCGCCGAAACTGATGCACCGCGGCCGCAATGTATCCCGATCGCTGATAGGTCCGATCTTGCGGGCCGCGTCCTACAGCGATCTGCATGTCAGCCGCAGCCTGGACGCGTTCTCCCAGCGCATGATGAACGGCACCCCGATCCCCACGTTGGTGGGGTTCCTGCGCGCGCTGGAAACCCACGACGAAACCGCCGGCCTGTGGACGCTGCTGAGGATCCCCACCCTGATCGCTTGCGGGGACCACGATCTGATTACGCCCGACGAGTATTCGAGGAAGATGGCGGCCTCGCTGCCGCGATCGGAGCTGGTCATCGTCGGCGGGGCCAGTCACCTTGCCCTGCTGGACAAACCCGAGGCCATTAACGACGGGCTGGTCCGGCTGGTCAATCGAGCCGTTCCGGGCAGAATGGCCTTGTGGTACCGGCGAACCCGAGCACGGTTGCGGCGCCGTGGCTGA
- the tsaD gene encoding tRNA (adenosine(37)-N6)-threonylcarbamoyltransferase complex transferase subunit TsaD — protein sequence MTSILAIETSCDETGVGIARLDGSGPGATVTLLADEVASSVDEHVRFGGVVPEIASRAHLEALGPAMRRALDVAGITKPDIVAATIGPGLAGALLVGIAAAKAYSAAWGVPFYAVNHLGGHLAADVYEHGPLPECVALLVSGGHTHLLHVRSLGEPILELGSTVDDAAGEAYDKVARLLGLGYPGGRVLDELARTGDRDAIVFPRGMTGPRDDPHTFSFSGLKTAVARYVESHPDAATADIAAGFQEGVADVLTMKAVRAATGLGVKTLLIAGGVAANSRLRELATQRCAEAGLMLRIPRPRLCTDNGAMIASFAAHLVASGAAPSPLDVPSDPGLPVVKGQVG from the coding sequence ATGACAAGCATATTGGCCATCGAAACCTCTTGTGACGAAACAGGAGTCGGCATCGCACGACTCGACGGCTCCGGTCCTGGGGCCACCGTCACCCTGCTCGCCGACGAGGTGGCGTCCAGCGTCGACGAGCACGTCCGGTTCGGCGGCGTGGTCCCCGAAATCGCCTCCCGCGCACACCTGGAGGCGCTCGGTCCCGCCATGCGCCGCGCGCTGGACGTCGCCGGCATCACAAAGCCGGACATCGTCGCGGCCACGATCGGGCCCGGACTGGCCGGCGCCCTGCTGGTGGGAATCGCTGCGGCCAAAGCGTATTCGGCCGCGTGGGGAGTGCCGTTCTACGCCGTGAACCATCTGGGCGGGCACCTGGCCGCCGACGTGTACGAACACGGGCCGCTGCCCGAGTGCGTGGCGCTGCTGGTGTCCGGCGGGCACACGCATCTGCTGCATGTTCGTTCGCTCGGTGAGCCGATCCTGGAGCTGGGCAGCACCGTCGACGATGCCGCCGGCGAGGCCTACGACAAGGTGGCGCGCCTGCTCGGCCTCGGCTATCCGGGCGGCCGGGTGCTCGACGAGCTGGCCCGCACCGGCGACCGGGACGCGATCGTCTTTCCCCGGGGCATGACCGGCCCGCGAGACGACCCGCACACGTTCAGCTTCTCCGGACTCAAGACCGCCGTCGCGCGCTACGTGGAGAGCCACCCCGACGCCGCCACCGCCGACATCGCCGCCGGCTTCCAGGAGGGCGTCGCCGACGTGCTGACGATGAAGGCGGTGCGGGCGGCCACCGGGCTCGGCGTGAAGACGCTGCTGATCGCCGGGGGAGTGGCCGCCAACTCGCGACTGCGGGAGCTGGCCACCCAGCGCTGCGCCGAGGCGGGCCTGATGCTGCGTATCCCCAGGCCACGGCTCTGCACCGATAACGGCGCGATGATCGCGTCCTTCGCCGCGCACCTGGTTGCGTCGGGTGCGGCGCCGTCGCCGCTCGACGTTCCCAGCGATCCTGGGCTGCCGGTGGTAAAAGGCCAGGTGGGCTGA
- the groES gene encoding co-chaperone GroES — MAKVNIKPLEDKILVQANEAETTTASGLVIPDTAKEKPQEGTVVAVGPGRWDEDGDKRIPLDVSEGDTVIYSKYGGTEIKYGGEEYLILSARDVLAVVSK, encoded by the coding sequence GTGGCGAAGGTGAATATCAAGCCACTCGAGGACAAGATTCTCGTGCAGGCCAACGAGGCCGAGACCACGACCGCTTCCGGTCTGGTCATTCCTGACACCGCCAAGGAGAAGCCGCAAGAAGGCACCGTCGTCGCAGTCGGCCCCGGCCGGTGGGACGAGGATGGCGACAAGCGGATCCCGCTGGACGTCTCCGAGGGTGACACCGTCATCTACAGCAAGTACGGCGGCACCGAAATCAAGTACGGCGGCGAGGAATACCTGATCCTGTCGGCACGCGACGTGCTGGCTGTCGTTTCCAAGTAA
- a CDS encoding hydrogenase: MQTTLFALGLVLFLLGLLTGFAIPALKNPRMALASHLEAVLNGMFLVVLGLLWPHIHLPDALGVTAVALIVYAAYANWVASLLAAAWGAGRKLAPIATGDHRASAVKERIVSFLLVSLSVAIVAGIGIVIAGL; the protein is encoded by the coding sequence ATGCAGACGACGCTCTTCGCGCTCGGGCTGGTCCTGTTCCTGCTCGGCCTGCTCACCGGGTTCGCCATCCCGGCATTGAAGAACCCGCGCATGGCGCTGGCCAGCCACCTCGAGGCGGTCCTCAACGGCATGTTCCTGGTGGTGCTCGGCCTGTTATGGCCACACATCCACCTGCCCGACGCGCTGGGCGTCACCGCGGTCGCGCTGATCGTGTACGCCGCCTACGCCAACTGGGTGGCATCGCTGCTCGCAGCGGCCTGGGGGGCCGGGCGCAAACTCGCGCCGATCGCGACCGGCGACCATCGAGCCTCCGCGGTCAAAGAGCGGATCGTCAGTTTCTTGTTGGTGTCGCTGTCAGTCGCGATTGTGGCCGGCATCGGAATCGTGATCGCCGGGCTCTAG
- a CDS encoding TetR family transcriptional regulator, translating into MARSVSTPQVVEAALRAAEKLGRDVADVPVAMIAEEAGISRSTLLRRFDGSRTALNDAVRAAGVDPGGLPPVRTRAVAAAAALISESGLAAATLEAVAARAECSVYSLHAVFGGRDELMRAVFEQHSPILDIEDYLAHPSDDLLEMVRGFYRTVANALSREPRVAPAIFAEAFARPTSPAVQSLAAYGPPRLLAVLGRWFDAEIRAGRIRDLPLPLLAQQLLGPIMIHMLTRPVLPNVPRWSMPDVDTVCDVFAENFARAVTTSRR; encoded by the coding sequence ATGGCCCGATCGGTATCGACGCCACAAGTGGTGGAGGCCGCCCTGCGCGCCGCAGAAAAACTGGGCAGAGACGTAGCCGACGTTCCCGTCGCGATGATCGCCGAAGAGGCCGGCATCTCACGCAGCACCCTGCTGCGGCGTTTCGACGGTTCACGCACCGCCCTGAACGACGCAGTTCGCGCCGCCGGCGTCGACCCCGGCGGCTTACCCCCGGTTCGCACCCGGGCGGTGGCTGCCGCGGCAGCATTGATCAGTGAATCCGGGCTTGCCGCAGCAACATTGGAAGCCGTCGCCGCTCGCGCAGAATGCTCGGTGTACAGCCTGCATGCGGTTTTCGGCGGGCGTGACGAGTTGATGCGAGCGGTGTTCGAACAGCACAGCCCAATCCTCGACATCGAGGACTACCTGGCGCACCCCAGCGATGACCTGCTCGAGATGGTGCGCGGCTTCTATCGGACGGTGGCGAACGCGCTGAGCCGCGAACCCCGGGTTGCCCCAGCCATTTTCGCCGAGGCCTTCGCTCGGCCCACCAGTCCCGCTGTGCAATCCCTGGCGGCCTACGGTCCGCCGCGGCTGCTCGCGGTGTTGGGCCGCTGGTTCGACGCCGAGATCCGTGCCGGACGTATTCGCGACCTACCCCTGCCCCTGCTGGCCCAACAACTGTTGGGCCCCATCATGATTCACATGCTTACCCGGCCGGTGCTGCCGAATGTGCCCAGGTGGTCGATGCCAGACGTCGACACGGTCTGTGACGTCTTCGCCGAGAACTTCGCGCGCGCCGTCACGACCTCGCGTCGCTAG
- the tsaE gene encoding tRNA (adenosine(37)-N6)-threonylcarbamoyltransferase complex ATPase subunit type 1 TsaE encodes MAELRLGSGTATCERVEDTIALGSQLGQQLRAGDVVVLSGPLGAGKTVLAKGIAAAMDVDGPVTSPTYVLARVHPPRRPGAPAMIHVDVYRLLDHQGADLLGELDSLDLDTDLEDAVVVVEWGEGLAERLSERHLDIRLERVTHSDVRIATWEWGRS; translated from the coding sequence GTGGCTGAGCTGAGACTGGGATCGGGCACGGCGACCTGTGAGCGCGTCGAGGACACGATCGCACTCGGATCGCAGCTCGGACAGCAGCTGCGCGCCGGCGACGTCGTGGTGCTCTCCGGCCCACTCGGAGCGGGAAAGACGGTGCTGGCCAAGGGAATTGCCGCGGCGATGGACGTCGACGGCCCGGTCACATCGCCGACGTACGTGTTGGCCCGGGTGCACCCGCCGCGCCGGCCCGGCGCTCCGGCGATGATCCACGTCGACGTCTATCGGCTGTTGGATCACCAGGGCGCGGACCTGCTGGGCGAACTCGACTCCCTGGATCTGGACACCGATCTCGAGGACGCGGTCGTCGTGGTGGAGTGGGGCGAGGGCCTCGCCGAACGGCTCTCCGAACGTCATCTCGACATCCGGCTGGAGCGGGTCACCCACTCCGACGTGCGGATCGCGACCTGGGAATGGGGCCGCTCGTGA
- the alr gene encoding alanine racemase, protein MNGRAVTPISLTPGTLAEAVVDLGAIAHNVRMLREHAGSAQVMAVVKADGYGHGAIRVAHTALAAGAAELGVATVDEALALRADGITAPVLAWLHPPGIDFGPAVMANVEIAVSSVRQLDELLDAVRRTGQTATVSVKVDTGLNRNGVAPGDYASMLAALRQAVADDAIRLRGLMSHMVFADQPNNSINDIQGSRFSQLLAEARDQGVRFEIAHLSNSSATISRPDLAFDMVRPGIAVYGLSPVPKLGDLGLIPAMTVKCAVALVKSVRAGEGVSYAHTWIAKQDTTVALLPIGYADGVFRSLGGRLDVLINGRRRRGVGRICMDQFLVDLGPGPVDVAEGDEAIVFGSGTNGEPTAQDWADLLGTIHYEVVTSPRGRIARTYREAETVER, encoded by the coding sequence ATGAACGGGCGAGCCGTTACACCGATATCCCTGACACCGGGGACCCTCGCCGAGGCCGTGGTGGACCTGGGTGCGATTGCGCACAACGTGCGGATGCTGCGCGAGCACGCCGGCTCCGCGCAGGTGATGGCCGTCGTCAAGGCCGACGGTTACGGCCACGGCGCCATTCGTGTGGCCCATACCGCGCTGGCCGCCGGTGCGGCCGAGCTGGGGGTGGCCACCGTCGATGAGGCCCTGGCGCTGCGCGCCGACGGCATCACCGCGCCGGTGCTGGCCTGGCTGCACCCGCCCGGCATCGACTTCGGGCCGGCGGTGATGGCCAACGTGGAGATCGCCGTGTCCTCGGTGCGTCAACTCGACGAGCTGCTCGACGCGGTGCGCCGGACCGGTCAGACGGCGACCGTGAGCGTCAAGGTCGACACCGGGCTGAATCGCAACGGCGTGGCCCCGGGTGACTACGCGTCGATGCTGGCCGCGCTGCGCCAGGCCGTCGCCGACGATGCCATCCGGTTGCGGGGGCTGATGTCGCACATGGTTTTCGCCGACCAGCCGAATAACTCCATCAACGACATTCAGGGCAGCAGGTTCAGCCAGTTGCTGGCCGAGGCGCGTGACCAGGGTGTGCGGTTCGAGATTGCCCACCTGTCGAATTCGTCGGCCACGATTTCTCGTCCCGACCTCGCCTTCGACATGGTGCGGCCGGGGATCGCGGTCTACGGCCTGAGTCCCGTTCCGAAACTCGGCGATCTGGGTCTGATACCGGCCATGACGGTGAAATGTGCTGTCGCGCTGGTGAAGTCGGTGCGCGCCGGTGAGGGTGTGTCGTACGCACACACCTGGATCGCTAAACAGGACACGACCGTGGCCTTGCTGCCGATCGGCTACGCCGACGGCGTCTTCCGTTCGCTGGGCGGGCGACTGGACGTGCTGATCAACGGTAGACGGCGCCGCGGCGTCGGGCGGATCTGCATGGACCAATTCCTCGTCGATCTCGGTCCCGGGCCCGTCGACGTCGCCGAGGGCGACGAGGCGATCGTGTTCGGCTCCGGCACCAACGGCGAACCCACCGCACAGGATTGGGCCGACCTGCTCGGCACCATCCACTACGAAGTGGTCACCAGCCCACGGGGGCGCATCGCCAGGACCTACCGCGAGGCCGAAACCGTTGAACGATGA
- the rimI gene encoding ribosomal protein S18-alanine N-acetyltransferase, which produces MTAYSEPVTIGGLTRADAQRCAELEAQLFDGDDPWPAAAFNRELASAHNHYVGARTASILVGYAGISRLGRTPPFEYEVHTIGVDPEYQGRGIGRRLLGELLEFADGGVVYLEVRTDNEAAIALYRSVGFEQIGLRKRYYRVSGADAYTMRREAVG; this is translated from the coding sequence ATGACCGCCTACAGCGAGCCCGTGACGATCGGCGGCTTGACCCGCGCCGACGCGCAACGGTGCGCGGAGTTGGAAGCGCAGTTGTTCGACGGCGACGACCCCTGGCCCGCGGCGGCGTTCAACCGCGAATTGGCCAGTGCCCACAATCATTACGTGGGCGCGCGCACCGCGAGCATCCTCGTCGGCTACGCGGGCATTTCCCGGTTGGGCCGCACCCCGCCGTTCGAATACGAGGTGCACACCATCGGCGTCGACCCGGAATACCAGGGCAGGGGCATCGGTCGCCGGCTGCTCGGCGAGCTGCTGGAGTTCGCCGACGGGGGTGTGGTCTATCTGGAGGTCCGCACCGACAACGAGGCGGCCATCGCGCTCTACCGCAGCGTGGGTTTCGAGCAGATCGGCCTGCGTAAGCGCTACTACCGGGTCAGCGGCGCGGACGCGTACACCATGCGGCGGGAGGCCGTGGGATGA
- the groL gene encoding chaperonin GroEL (60 kDa chaperone family; promotes refolding of misfolded polypeptides especially under stressful conditions; forms two stacked rings of heptamers to form a barrel-shaped 14mer; ends can be capped by GroES; misfolded proteins enter the barrel where they are refolded when GroES binds): MSKLIEYDETARRGIEAGVNKLADAVRVTLGPRGRHVVLAKAFGGPTITNDGVTVAREIDLEDPFENLGAQLVKSVATKTNDVAGDGTTTATVLAQALIKAGLRQVAAGANPISLGAGISKAADAVSEALLAAATPVSGKDGIAQVATVSSRDEQVGELVGEAMSKVGTDGVVSVEESSTLNTELEFTEGVGFDKGFLSAYFVTDFDSQEAVLDDPLILLHQEKISSLPDLLPMLEKVAESGKPLLIIAEDIEGEALATLVVNSIRKTLKAVAVKSPFFGDRRKAFLEDLAIVTGGQVVNPDAGLVLREVGTDVLGSARRVVVSKDDTIIVEGGGAKDAVEKRVKQLRAEIENSDSEWDREKLQERVAKLAGGVAVIKVGAATETALKERKESVEDAVAAAKAAVEEGIVAGGGSALIQAGKVLEKLGKSLQGDEATGVNVFADALTAPLYWIASNAGLDGAVAISKVRELPAGQGLNAATLEYGDLIQQGVIDPVKVTRSAVLNAASVARMVLTTETAVVEKPAEEADDHGHGHHHH; encoded by the coding sequence ATGAGCAAGCTTATTGAGTACGACGAAACCGCGCGTCGCGGCATCGAAGCGGGCGTGAACAAGCTCGCCGACGCGGTGCGCGTCACGCTGGGCCCGCGCGGTCGGCACGTGGTGCTGGCCAAGGCGTTCGGCGGACCGACGATCACCAACGACGGCGTCACCGTCGCACGCGAGATCGACCTGGAAGACCCATTCGAGAACCTGGGTGCCCAGCTGGTGAAGTCGGTGGCCACCAAGACCAACGACGTCGCCGGAGACGGCACCACCACGGCGACCGTGCTGGCCCAAGCGCTGATCAAGGCCGGCCTGCGACAGGTGGCCGCCGGTGCCAACCCGATCTCGCTGGGTGCCGGAATCAGCAAGGCCGCCGACGCGGTGTCCGAGGCGCTGCTGGCCGCGGCCACCCCGGTGTCCGGCAAGGACGGCATCGCCCAGGTGGCGACCGTCTCCTCGCGCGACGAGCAGGTCGGTGAGTTGGTCGGCGAGGCGATGAGCAAGGTCGGCACCGACGGCGTCGTCAGCGTCGAAGAATCGTCGACGCTGAACACCGAGCTGGAATTCACCGAGGGCGTCGGCTTCGACAAGGGTTTCCTGTCGGCGTACTTCGTGACCGACTTCGACTCGCAAGAAGCCGTGCTCGACGACCCGCTGATCCTGCTGCACCAGGAGAAGATCAGCTCGCTGCCCGACCTGCTACCGATGCTCGAAAAAGTAGCCGAATCGGGCAAGCCGCTGCTGATCATCGCCGAGGACATCGAGGGTGAAGCATTGGCGACGCTGGTGGTGAACTCCATCCGCAAGACGCTCAAGGCGGTTGCGGTCAAGTCGCCGTTCTTCGGCGACCGGCGCAAGGCCTTCCTCGAGGATCTGGCGATCGTGACGGGTGGCCAGGTGGTCAACCCCGATGCCGGTCTGGTGCTGCGCGAGGTGGGTACCGATGTGCTGGGCTCGGCCCGGCGCGTGGTGGTCAGCAAGGACGACACCATCATCGTCGAGGGCGGCGGCGCGAAAGACGCGGTGGAAAAGCGCGTCAAGCAGCTGCGCGCCGAGATCGAGAACAGCGATTCGGAATGGGATCGCGAAAAACTCCAGGAGCGGGTGGCCAAGCTGGCCGGCGGCGTGGCCGTGATCAAGGTGGGCGCTGCCACCGAGACCGCGCTCAAGGAGCGCAAGGAGAGCGTCGAGGACGCCGTCGCGGCAGCCAAGGCCGCCGTCGAGGAGGGCATCGTCGCGGGCGGCGGATCGGCGCTCATCCAGGCCGGCAAGGTGTTGGAGAAGCTGGGTAAGTCGCTGCAAGGCGACGAGGCCACGGGCGTCAACGTGTTCGCCGACGCTCTCACCGCGCCGCTGTACTGGATCGCTTCCAACGCCGGGCTCGATGGTGCGGTCGCGATCAGCAAGGTCCGAGAGCTGCCCGCGGGGCAGGGCCTGAACGCCGCGACGCTGGAGTACGGCGACCTGATCCAGCAGGGTGTCATCGACCCGGTGAAGGTCACCCGGTCGGCGGTGCTGAACGCGGCGTCGGTTGCCCGCATGGTGCTGACCACCGAGACGGCGGTCGTCGAGAAGCCCGCCGAAGAGGCGGACGACCACGGCCACGGGCACCATCACCACTAA
- the tsaB gene encoding tRNA (adenosine(37)-N6)-threonylcarbamoyltransferase complex dimerization subunit type 1 TsaB, with product MNLILALDTATPAVTAGVVRRDGTECTVLAQQVTVDARAHAERLTPNVLAALADAGLTMADLDAVVVGCGPGPFTGLRAGMATAAAYGHALGVPVHGVCSLDAIGALTTGDTLVVTDARRREVYWARYRDGVRTDGPVVNAPADVDPGAAQAVAGSPEHAALFGLPIREPVHPTPAGLVAAVSDWSSPTPLVALYLRRPDAKPLATRQ from the coding sequence GTGAATCTGATCCTGGCCCTGGACACCGCTACCCCGGCCGTCACCGCCGGCGTGGTCCGCCGCGACGGCACCGAATGCACGGTCCTGGCTCAGCAGGTCACCGTCGACGCCCGTGCCCACGCCGAACGGCTCACCCCAAACGTGCTCGCCGCGCTGGCCGACGCCGGCCTGACGATGGCCGACCTCGACGCCGTCGTGGTCGGCTGCGGTCCGGGCCCGTTCACGGGTCTGCGGGCCGGGATGGCCACGGCCGCCGCGTATGGGCACGCGCTGGGCGTCCCGGTGCACGGTGTGTGCAGCCTGGACGCCATCGGAGCGCTGACCACCGGCGACACCCTGGTAGTCACCGACGCCCGCCGTCGCGAGGTCTACTGGGCGCGCTACCGCGACGGGGTCCGCACCGACGGCCCGGTGGTCAACGCCCCGGCCGACGTCGACCCCGGCGCGGCCCAAGCGGTCGCCGGCTCGCCCGAACACGCGGCGCTGTTCGGCCTGCCGATCCGCGAGCCCGTCCATCCGACACCGGCCGGCCTGGTGGCCGCGGTGTCGGACTGGTCCAGTCCCACCCCGCTGGTGGCGTTGTATCTGCGCCGGCCCGATGCCAAGCCCTTGGCGACCCGTCAATGA
- a CDS encoding class I SAM-dependent methyltransferase: MSPKASPTTARSAIRAFWEEEGARYDQKDAHGIFSEAERQLWTGALGAIPPSSRVLDIATGTGFVALLLAELGHQVTGLDASQAMLAHARAKAVERGMAITFVEGVTERLPFPDAGFDAVTARHFIWTLVEPEKAFAEWRRVLTPGATLVADCSLNTQVAAHHYSDDVAAALPFSGVADPAPIVDDDGERRRAVLCARADAG; this comes from the coding sequence ATGTCGCCGAAAGCTTCCCCGACAACCGCGCGCAGCGCGATCCGCGCCTTCTGGGAAGAGGAGGGCGCCCGGTACGACCAGAAGGATGCCCACGGCATCTTCTCCGAGGCCGAACGTCAGTTATGGACGGGAGCCTTGGGCGCGATCCCTCCCTCCTCCCGGGTGCTCGACATCGCGACCGGTACGGGTTTCGTCGCGCTGCTGCTGGCCGAGCTCGGTCACCAGGTGACCGGACTCGATGCGTCGCAGGCAATGCTGGCGCACGCTCGCGCCAAGGCCGTCGAGCGCGGGATGGCCATCACCTTCGTGGAGGGCGTGACCGAACGGTTGCCTTTCCCCGATGCCGGTTTCGATGCCGTGACGGCCCGGCACTTCATTTGGACCCTGGTCGAACCCGAGAAGGCTTTCGCCGAATGGCGCCGGGTTCTGACGCCGGGCGCAACGCTGGTCGCCGACTGCTCCCTGAACACGCAAGTGGCAGCGCATCATTACTCCGACGACGTCGCGGCGGCGCTGCCGTTCAGCGGCGTGGCCGACCCCGCCCCGATCGTCGACGACGACGGCGAGCGCCGGCGGGCCGTGCTGTGCGCGCGGGCCGACGCCGGCTAG